A genomic window from Hyla sarda isolate aHylSar1 chromosome 10, aHylSar1.hap1, whole genome shotgun sequence includes:
- the SNX19 gene encoding sorting nexin-19 has product MSSVQREAGETGGDMESIKLTDPPKDKRWKFLVVGVIVAWLILVHLLVNVWLLLLFSAIMASVGAWLGPQFILSSTTPIHLERFINLEHNTQSPDAEAQLDKEIGLTIQKIVRDFVSSWYRRLSHETAFEDEVRGVMWDLSMELKRRVNSTDREDLTRKLLILAGCHLQCYKWAKARVQSISDQSERESLLWEAYQELSPAHQAMASPADEVAHTRWLVDLLLTELLPQPHLETRTGRHLVVELIACNVILPLVGRMSDPDWINIVLTNVFSKLPLKVEDHRNDFSSPPAIPKSLPLGLNPDPAPQLILPSPQLGNISTYEGMDSADLEHEGEGRARDTMEALDDLNSCKDKLDLFSVQYLQPPKPCSPFFLCEESELESPLSDLGRDLDPPLLNSSDDLLSDCCLDSLTPAESPIVPPHDDNGSSLSEEACMSIPGGMPSHPEILIEPTGLAPEFLTTTPNEKEGLSPIDASPVNTSSPTVPIHPFSFVPLSSPDGPVLIQNLRITGTITAREHSGTGSHPYTLYTIKYDTALDSQSLGTLQPMAYHTVNRRYREFLNLQTRLEEKADLRKFIKHIKGPKKFLPDLPFGNMDSDKVEARKSLLESFLRQLCAVPEIASSEEVQEFLALNTDARIAFVKKPFLVSRIDRIVVNAIVDTLKTAFPRSEPQSPTDDLSENEVEGKSQNDTKKSSKSRLRFPSSKIAPVLSSADSQEKIVYSVRDGSTVTDILSVSGMESFIHKQEKLLEEMVASQERSSGSSVSPQTFTINPQAAGLEGNLSAVALEVLWLLMREQWSWLCTDTMQKVTHLLSGSLIQRWLEVQVVNFTCLQRWVLYLRLLQQAIWPGGSLRTQPRPVRTQEQKNMARQQALQSLMGVLPDLAQELLGVEKCQRVWEAILDSLQHPQINRHLLYCIWDILLESVTAVRPS; this is encoded by the exons ATGTCATCTGTGCAGAGAGAGGCTGGAGAGACAG GTGGAGATATGGAAAGCATTAAGTTGACAGATCCACCTAAAGACAAGAGGTGGAAGTTCCTTGTTGTAGGGGTCATCGTAGCCTGGCTGATACTGGTCCATTTGCTGGTGAATGTCTGGCTTCTCCTCCTATTCTCTGCCATCATGGCTTCTGTCGGAGCCTGGTTGGGGCCACAGTTTATCCTCAGCAGCACGAcccccattcacctggagagatTTATTAACCTAGAACACAACACCCAGTCCCCAGACGCTGAGGCTCAGCTGGACAAGGAGATCGGTCTAACCATACAGAAGATTGTTCGGGATTTTGTGTCATCCTGGTATCGAAGACTGAGCCATGAAACTGCATTTGAGGACGAGGTCCGGGGAGTCATGTGGGATCTGTCAATGGAGCTGAAAAGACGTGTGAACTCTACGGACCGGGAGGATCTTACTCGGAAGTTGCTTATTTTGGCCGGTTGTCACCTGCAGTGTTATAAATGGGCCAAAGCGCGAGTGCAGAGCATCAGTGACCAGTCTGAGAGGGAGTCCCTTCTTTGGGAGGCTTACCAGGAGCTGAGTCCGGCCCACCAGGCCATGGCTAGCCCGGCAGACGAAGTGGCCCACACTCGCTGGTTGGTGGATCTCCTGCTGACAGAGCTGCTTCCTCAACCTCACTTGGAGACTCGGACGGGCAGACATTTGGTGGTGGAGCTCATTGCTTGTAATGTCATCCTTCCTCTGGTGGGGAGAATGTCAGATCCTGACTGGATTAACATTGTCCTAACCAACGTATTCTCCAAGCTACCGCTGAAGGTGGAGGACCATAGAAATGATTTTTCGTCCCCACCAGCAATTCCCAAGTCACTGCCTTTGGGGCTCAATCCAGATCCTGCTCCTCAGCTCATTCTTCCCTCACCCCAGCTGGGTAACATCTCCACTTACGAGGGGATGGACAGTGCCGACCTAGAAcacgagggggaggggagggctaGGGACACCATGGAAGCATTAGATGACCTAAACTCATGTAAGGACAAGCTGGACCTCTTCTCTGTGCAGTATCTGCAGCCCCCGAAGCCTTGCAGCCCCTTCTTCCTCTGTGAGGAGTCTGAGCTAGAGTCCCCCTTGTCTGACCTGGGCCGGGACTTGGACCCTCCGCTGCTGAACTCATCTGATGACCTCTTATCTGACTGCTGCTTGGACTCCCTGACCCCTGCTGAGAGCCCCATTGTCCCGCCTCATGACGACAATGGGTCTTCCCTGTCGGAAGAGGCCTGTATGTCAATTCCTGGGGGAATGCCTTCTCATCCTGAGATCCTCATTGAGCCCACAGGTCTGGCCCCAGAATTTTTAACCACCACACCCAATGAAAAGGAAGGGCTAAGTCCGATTGATGCTTCACCGGtgaacacctcctcccccactgtCCCTATTCATCCTTTCAGCTTTGTACCCCTCAGCAGCCCAGATGGGCCAGTACTGATCCAGAACCTCCGGATCACGGGAACCATAACAGCGCGTGAGCACAGCGGGACGGGTTCTCACCCCTATACACTCTATACTATAAAG TATGACACAGCTCTGGACAGCCAATCCTTGGGCACCTTGCAGCCTATGGCGTATCACACTGTCAACCGGAGGTACCGTGAGTTTCTCAACTTACAGACACGTCTGGAAGAGAAGGCCGATCTGCGCAAGTTCATCAAAC ACATTAAGGGACCAAAGAAGTTCCTTCCAGATTTACCTTTTGGAAACATGGACAGTGATAAGGTCGAGGCGCGAAAGAGTTTGCTGGAGTCATTTCTGAGG CAACTGTGTGCGGTGCCAGAGATCGCGAGCAGCGAAGAGGTCCAGGAGTTCCTGGCGCTGAACACTGATGCACGGATCGCCTTTGTGAAGAAGCCATTCCTGGTGTCCCGGATAGACAGG ATTGTAGTAAACGCTATCGTGGACACTCTGAAGACGGCATTCCCTCGCTCTGAACCCCAAAGTCCAACTGATGACCTGAGTGAGAATGAAGTGGAGGGGAAGAGTCAGAATGACACCAAGAAGAGCTCAAA GTCTCGCCTCCGATTTCCTTCCAGTAAAATCGCTCCAGTACTGAGCTCGGCTGACTCGCAGGAGAAGATTGTGTATTCTGTGCGAGACGGCAGCACG GTAACCGACATTTTGTCTGTGAGTGGGATGGAGTCCTTCATCCACAAGCAGGAGAAGCTGCTGGAGGAGATGGTGGCATCTCAAGAGAGGTCATCAGGGAGCAGCGTGTCACCACAAACATTCACCATCAATCCTCAGGCAGCAG GTCTGGAGGGTAATCTTTCAGCTGTGGCTCTGGAGGTCCTGTGGCTCCTGATGCGGGAGCAGTGGAGCTGGCTGTGTACGGACACCATGCAAAAGGTCACCCACCTCCTGTCTGGCAGCCTCATCCAAAG GTGGCTTGAGGTGCAGGTGGTAAATTTCACATGTTTGCAACGTTGGGTTCTTTACCTCCGGTTGCTCCAACAAGCGATCTGGCCTGGGGGATCACTGCGCACTCAGCCCCGGCCAGTAAGGACTCAGGAACAGAAGAACATGGCGCGCCAACAAGCCCTGCAAAGCCTGATGGGTGTCTTACCAG ATCTGGCACAGGAGCTATTGGGTGTGGAGAAGTGTCAACGCGTCTGGGAGGCCATACTTGACTCACTGCAACACCCCCAAATAAACAG ACATCTGCTCTACTGTATATGGGACATTCTCTTGGAGAGTGTGACGGCCGTCCGGCCCTCGTAA